The Coccidioides posadasii str. Silveira chromosome 3, complete sequence genome contains a region encoding:
- a CDS encoding uncharacterized protein (EggNog:ENOG410PIBV~COG:S~TransMembrane:1 (i137-162o)~BUSCO:4289at33183), translating into MAGPGGGPPRKSHTKSRKGCKTCKRRHIRCDETMPQCRNCTKHNCRCDYMDVFIAQEQAASTRCPDLLMSPEIEMEIDTWQRTGNPPFPELQPSSRTYWYRFSKTDLRLIHHISGLSIDLHRRGYSSCTVWAQKMPIFLAIALSSDFVMSAILALSASHLAWMTQNQDTEHLAYHHRGVALKGLHEAIGSFSRGNSDAILAASLLLSWQATEWRSWASLQQGVSTVLNSMETWWKDESELARFMDSQRAFRSARSPLTPTYPGGMAQFHNEDIMRFDRILASLQNIHQRVSHNQEHYRRITDLLSFAHRLREDLPVQSPEKAFERLQPLRTWLFWLPPTMLRGGDTDLGALAVLSQFFGLALALEPIFPEFGGSYLGSMSVTPIEDIRKILYHRRATNPFAPEVPLALSLMELPGEIVAEYRSRLQWSPRASLDAYSSGSHSPYQSLPTPHLPPTPTTASHYPTYTTSPLHSPLSPAIVGSPYQMPTIIDSRRHSQAFTASPSLPPESIDDRTAEYKHHPHEQHPAVFNPAYLGNLIHPGTPLGIDYGHSAPLDVTGGLVAPELCWT; encoded by the exons ATGGCTGGACCTGGCGGTGGACCTCCCCGTAAGAGCCACACGAAGTCAAGAAAGGGCTGCAAGACTTGCAAGAGGAGACATATCAGATGCGATGAGACAATGCCCCAATG TCGTAATTGCACAAAGCACAACTGTCGCTGTGATTATATGGATGTGTTCATAGCTCAAGAGCAAGCAGCCAGCACAAGATGTCCGGATTTGCTCATGTCCCCTGAGATCGAGATGGAAATCGACACCTGGCAGCGGACGGGCAATCCCCCGTTCCCAGAGCTACAGCCAAGTTCCAGAACTTACTGGTATCGATTTTCAAAGACAGATTTACGACTCATCCATCATATTTCCGGGCTATCAATTGACCTACACCGTAGGGGATACAGCAGTTGCACTGTCTGGGCTCAGAAGATGCCGAT ATTTCTGGCCATCGCTTTATCTAGTGATTTCGTGATGAGTGCCATTCTGGCCTTGTCCGCGTCTCATCTTGCTTGGATGACCCAAAATCAGGACACCGAGCATCTCGCATATCATCACCGTGGCGTGGCTTTAAAAGGCCTCCATGAAGCGATCGGTAGCTTCTCTCGTGGGAATTCCGATGCCATCCTGGCAGCTTCTCTGTTGCTCTCTTGGCAAGCAACTGAATG GAGAAGTTGGGCCTCGCTACAGCAAGGTGTTTCCACG GTTCTTAATTCGATGGAGACGTGGTGGAAAGATGAATCAGAATTAGCCAGATTTATGGATAGCCAGAGAGCTTTCCGCAGTGCGCGGTCGCCGTTGACACCCACTTATCCAGGTGGCATGGCCCAGTTTCataatgaagatattatGAGATTTGACCGTATTCTCGCATCTTTGCAGAATATCCACCAGCGCGTCTCTCACAATCAAGAGCATTACCGAAGGATTACAGATCTTCTGAGTTTTGCTCATCGGTTGCGGGAGGATCTTCCCGTGCAATCACCAGAGAAGGCATTTGAGAGACTTCAACCATTGAGAACGTGGCTATTTTGGCTACCTCCAACCATGCTTCGGGGCGGCGATACTGACCTCGGTGCCCTTGCTGTTCTATCTCAATTTTTTGGGCTTGCGTTGGCCCTCGAACCCATATTCCCGGAATTTGGTGGATCATATCTTGGATCCATGTCGGTCACTCCGATTGAGGACATTCGAAAGATACTATACCATCGGAGAGCCACAAACCCGTTTGCTCCCGAAGTTCCTCTCGCTCTAAGCTTAATGGAGCTACCTGGAGAAATAGTTGCTGAATATCGAAGCCGCCTCCAGTGGTCACCCAGAGCCTCGTTGGATGCATACTCTTCTGGCTCACACAGTCCCTATCAGTCGCTACCGACTCCCCATCTGCCGCCTACTCCTACCACTGCCTCGCATTACCCGACATATACCACCTCGCCTCTCCACTCGCCTCTCTCGCCTGCAATTGTGGGCTCGCCGTACCAAATGCCAACAATTATTGATTCGCGTCGTCACTCCCAGGCTTTCACAGCCTCACCCAGTTTGCCTCCAGAATCGATAGACGACCGCACAGCAGAATATAAACACCACCCACACGAACAGCATCCTGCTGTCTTTAATCCGGCGTATTTGGGAAATCTTATCCACCCGGGGACGCCTTTAGGGATCGACTATGGCCATTCAGCCCCATTAGATGTGACAGGAGGGTTGGTCGCTCCGGAGCTTTGTTGGACCTGA
- a CDS encoding uncharacterized protein (EggNog:ENOG410PIV9~COG:O~MEROPS:MER0013494~BUSCO:9718at33183) produces MAEDAGGWSTIESDEGVFTSLIEDLGVKNVQFEELISLDANTIRSLSPVYGVIFLFKWISGQTRSSDSPQDGTYDPSATENGLFFAAQTIQNACGTQAILSVILNQDNPSLSDPTAPGIDIGPSLRDFKEFTTGFPPDLRGEALSNSAEIRNAHNTFARASPFVDETSRPPVPEEESELYHFIAYTPFNGVLYELDGLQPFPISHGPCDSSDFPEKVIGVLQRRIARYPEGEIRFNLMAVVKDLRIRAAEIGDVEALEGEERKRRAWAWENALRRWNFVGFIGEVLKGVVGKKVEQGDGEYEKWVGDATEATVRKLNMRRGRGNVNGE; encoded by the exons ATGGCAGAAGACGCTGGAGGATGGAGCACAATCGAATCTGATGAG GGAGTATTCACCTCATTGATCGAAGATCTCGGTGTGAAAAATGTGCAATTCGAAGAGCTCATATCTCTTGATGCGAATACTATACGGTCCTTGAG TCCGGTATACGGTGTCATATTCCTCTTTAAGTGGATAAGTGGGCAAACACGCAGCTCCGACTCCCCACAAGACGGCACCTATGACCCCTCCGCCACAGAAAACGGCCTCTTCTTCGCTGCCCAAACCATACAAAACGCCTGCGGAACCCAAGCCATTCTCTCCGTGATCCTAAACCAAGATAACCCCTCGCTTTCCGACCCGACAGCTCCGGGGATAGACATTGGCCCTAGCCTCCGCGACTTCAAGGAGTTCACGACCGGCTTCCCACCGGACCTTCGTGGCGAAGCTCTAAGTAACTCCGCCGAAATTCGCAACGCGCACAACACATTCGCGAGGGCATCGCCATTCGTCGACGAAACCTCGCGACCCCCtgttcctgaagaagaaagcgaATTGTACCACTTCATCGCATACACGCCATTCAACGGCGTTCTCTACGAACTAGACGGACTACAGCCGTTCCCCATCAGTCATGGACCATGCGACTCTTCAGATTTTCCCGAGAAAGTGATCGGGGTCCTTCAGCGGCGGATTGCGCGCTATCCGGAGGGTGAGATACGGTTTAATTTGATGGCGGTGGTTAAGGATTTACGCATCCGCGCTGCGGAGATTGGGGATGTGGAGGCGCTGGAGGGGGAAGAGAGGAAGCGACGTGCTTGGGCGTGGGAGAATGCGTTGAGGAGATGGAATTTTGTGGGATTTATTGGCGAGGTATTGAAAGGTGTGGTTGGAAAGAAGGTAGAGCAAGGCGATGGCGAGTATGAGAAGTGGGTCGGTGACGCGACGGAGGCGACTGTTAGAAAATTGAACatgagaagaggaagaggtaATGTGAATGGAGAGTAG